In the Brucella anthropi ATCC 49188 genome, one interval contains:
- a CDS encoding DUF1178 family protein, with translation MIRFSLHCDQGHEFEGWFRDNADFDRQSEMQLVACPVCNSQVVQKSLMAPAVSTSRGKEKIAMALGDTQKQILDEMRELSRKVRENADYVGDKFVEEARKIHFGETETRGIYGEASREDVHSLLEDGVDVLPLPVFPEDKN, from the coding sequence ATGATCCGCTTTTCGCTTCATTGCGATCAGGGCCATGAATTCGAGGGCTGGTTTCGCGACAATGCTGATTTCGACCGTCAGTCGGAAATGCAGCTTGTCGCTTGCCCCGTGTGCAATTCGCAAGTCGTTCAGAAGTCGCTGATGGCGCCGGCGGTCTCGACAAGCCGTGGCAAGGAAAAGATTGCCATGGCGCTGGGCGATACGCAAAAGCAGATATTGGACGAAATGCGGGAACTGAGCCGCAAGGTTCGCGAGAATGCGGATTATGTCGGCGACAAATTTGTCGAGGAAGCCCGGAAGATCCATTTCGGCGAGACCGAAACACGTGGTATCTACGGCGAAGCGTCGCGCGAGGATGTGCATTCGCTGCTCGAAGACGGTGTCGACGTTCTGCCGTTGCCGGTATTTCCAGAAGACAAGAACT